AGATGCGCGAACTTGTCAGCGGCTTCCTGGGCGCCACCATCATCGCCGCCATCATGGTGGCGATCGATCCGCACGGGGAGATCTTCATCGGCTGAGCGCGGGCCGGCACCCGCCAGGATGCCGGCCCGCGTCAGCCCTCGTCGGACTGCGTCGTCCGAGCTCGTCGTCAGACGACGGGCAGCACCTCGAGGCCACCCATGTACGTGCGCAGCGCCTCGGGCACACGCACCGAGCCGTCAGCCTGCTGGTGCGTCTCGAGGATGGCGACGAGCCAACGCGTCGTCGCGAGCGTGCCGTTGAGCGTGGCGACAGAGCGCGTCGCGCCGTCGGTGCGCTCACGGATGTTGAGGCGGCGCGCCTGGAACGTCGTGCAGTTCGACGTCGACGTCAGCTCGCGGTAGGTGCCCTGCGTCGGCACCCAGGCCTCGCAGTCGAACTTGCGTGCGGCGGACGTGCCGAGGTCACCCGCGGCGGTGTCGATGACGCGGTACGACAGCTCGCACTTGGCCAGCATCTCCTCTTCCCACGCGAGCATGCGAGCGTGCTCCGCTTCGGCGTCCTCGATGCGGCAGTAGGAGAACATCTCGACCTTGTTGAACTGGTGGACGCGGATGATGCCACGCGTGTCCTTGCCGTACGAACCGGCCTCGCGGCGGTAGCAGCTCGACCAACCGGCGTAGCGCACGGGAGCGTCGACGTTGATGATCTCATCCGCGTGGTAGCCGGCAAGCGCGACCTCCGAGGTGCCGACGAGGTAGAGGTTGTCCTCCTCCTGCACGCGGTAGATCTCGGCGTCGTGCGCGACATCGAAGCCGGTGCCCTGCATCGTCTCCGGGCGCACGAGGGTCG
This region of Dermacoccus nishinomiyaensis genomic DNA includes:
- the serS gene encoding serine--tRNA ligase, coding for MIDIRLLRDNPDAVRASQRARGADEGVVDRILELDATRRSSLGEFERVRAEQKHVSKSVGAAMGALNKAKKGGDDSEVARLQAEADAARENAATLSARVKELEATADEAGKEFDALLRTVPNVVLDGVPAGGEDDFVTVKTVGEAPTFDFEPKDHLEIGELIGAIDMERGTKVSGSRFYFLKGVGARLELALLQMALDQAIANDFTPMITPTLVRPETMQGTGFDVAHDAEIYRVQEEDNLYLVGTSEVALAGYHADEIINVDAPVRYAGWSSCYRREAGSYGKDTRGIIRVHQFNKVEMFSYCRIEDAEAEHARMLAWEEEMLAKCELSYRVIDTAAGDLGTSAARKFDCEAWVPTQGTYRELTSTSNCTTFQARRLNIRERTDGATRSVATLNGTLATTRWLVAILETHQQADGSVRVPEALRTYMGGLEVLPVV